Below is a window of Planktothrix tepida PCC 9214 DNA.
TTAGTTTGCGCGATCGCTCTACAGATTCACTCACCCAAAAGATAGTATTTAAAGTTAGGGTTTGACTGGGGTAAAAACCTCTTGGGTTATCTTATAATCGAATCCCTCGATCAAATAGTTTGGAAGTCAATAGCTCAGTCACCGATGTGAGTTGGAGTCCCAACGACCAAACCCTAGCTTCCAGCAGTTGGGACAACACAATCAAGCTGTGGACGATTAGTTTGGATTTAGATCAATTAATGGTTTGGGGTTGTGAATGGATGAAGGATTATCTGGAGAATAGTTCAAGTGTGAGTGAGGAGGATAGACATTTGTGTGAGGGGGTGACGGGGGCTCCGCACTCAACTTCAAACCCTTAAAAATTAGCTATCCTGAAATTGATTCCAG
It encodes the following:
- a CDS encoding WD40 repeat domain-containing protein gives rise to the protein MEVNSSVTDVSWSPNDQTLASSSWDNTIKLWTISLDLDQLMVWGCEWMKDYLENSSSVSEEDRHLCEGVTGAPHSTSNP